In one window of Lewinella sp. 4G2 DNA:
- a CDS encoding helix-turn-helix transcriptional regulator, which yields MSENKKDEIILRNEGEEVRINFDELRAAVLVFRAINHDLRKQIIGLLENTPEMTVTDIYVALRVEQSIASQHLGILRKAGVVKTRRDGKFIYYSIQTERMAYLAGVIETLSN from the coding sequence ATGTCCGAAAACAAAAAAGACGAGATCATCCTCCGCAATGAGGGTGAAGAAGTTCGCATCAACTTCGACGAGTTGCGTGCGGCCGTCCTTGTATTTCGGGCCATCAATCACGACCTGCGCAAACAGATCATCGGACTGCTCGAAAACACACCCGAGATGACGGTGACCGATATCTACGTTGCCCTGCGCGTTGAGCAATCCATCGCCTCCCAGCACTTGGGCATCCTGCGTAAGGCGGGCGTCGTCAAGACTCGACGGGATGGGAAGTTCATCTATTACTCCATCCAAACGGAACGCATGGCTTACCTAGCCGGGGTGATTGAGACGCTGAGTAATTAG